The sequence GACGCCTTCCGGTTTCCCAGCATGGGCAGCGTTGCGTCCCGGCCGGTCCATGCCCATACCTTGGCGCGTGCGGGCTGGGGCTTGGATGGGGCGGCGCATCGAGGACAGCCTCGATGCAAGGGTGGAGAAGGTGCTCGCGGCGGTGGCCGAGCGGGCGCTGCGGTGTGGCACGCGCGCGGGGCTGGACGCCCTGGTGCGCGAGGCACTGCGGCTGACCGGTGCTTCCGGGGCAGCTCTCTATGATGGGCGTACGTGCGTGGCCAGGGCGGGACATGCCGCCCCGGCACGCGCATGTGCCCCGACGGCGCGGAGGCAGGCGCTGGTGGTGTGGCCGGAGCGGACGGGGGCTTCTGAACAGGAGCTGCTCGCCCGGCTGGCGTCCTTTGGAGGCTCATTGATGGCGGCGCATGCGCGCGAAGTGGACGCGGGGGCGCGGCAGGCGCGCCTGCTGGAAGCGAAGCAGCGGTTGGAGCGGGCGGTGGCCCAACAGGAGCGGCGGCGCTCGCGGGCGTCGCATGACCTGCGCACGCCGCTGATGGTCATGAAGGGCTACGTGGACATGATGGTGAAGGGCACCGCGGGCCCGCTGACTCCGGCCATGCAGCGGTACCTGGACCGGATGCAGCGGGTGGCGAACGACCAGGGCGCCCTCATCGAGCGCCGCCTGGCGAAGGGGGTGGACGAGGGCGTGGACGACCTGCGTCCCCTCCTCCGGACCGCCTTCATTCCGGCCACGCGCGGGGGCCGCACGGCGGACGTGGCCCTGACGCTGCCGGGCCGGCCCGTGGCGGTGAAGGGGCCCCGGGCCGACGTGGACCTGCTGGTGCGCACGCTGGCGCGCACCGTGGCGGCGTCCGGCGCGGCGGTGGCCGTGCGCGTGGAGTCAGCCGAGGAGCCAGGCATGTGGCGGCTGCGCGTGGACTCGCGCGGCGGGCGGGCCCTGCCGGAGAAGACGGCGGCGGTGCTGCGGCACCTCGCGCAGCGGCTGCGTGGCGGGCTGGCGCTGCCCACGGAGGACGGAGGCGAGCTGGTGGTGCACCTGCCCGCCGATGACACCGTGCCCGCGTCGCTCGACGCGTAGGAAGGCTCAGGACGCGGGCAGCAGCTGGCGCACCAGCTCCAGCAGCTTGCCGCGCTCCACCTCGCGCTTGACGAGGTAGCCGTCCGCGCCCGCCTCCAGGCCCGCGGCCCGGTCCTCCGGGCTGTCGAGCGAGGTGACGAGGATGACGGGCGTGCGGTTCATCCCGGGGTGGGCCTTGATGCGCCGGGTCAGCCCGACGCCGTCCAACCGGGGCATCTGCCAGTCGCTCACCACCAGATGGCAGGGCGAGCGCTCCAGCACGCTCCACGCCTCCTCGCCATCCGCCGCCGTCACCACCGGGTAGCCGGCAATCTCCAGCAGCGACTTCATGGCGAAGCGCGTGGTGAGCGCGTCGTCGCACACCAGGATGCGGGGCCGCGTGCCCTGCGTCGACGCGGAGCGCGTCTCCGGCCGGGCCGCCCGCACCAGCTCGGTGGCGTTGAGCACCGGCACCACGCGGCCGTCGTCCAGCACCGCCGCGCCCGCCAGGTGCCGCACGCCCTGCACGTGCCGCCCCAGGGAGCGGACGACAATCTCCTGCTGCCCCACCACCTCGTCGATGGCGAACAGCACCTTGTCGTCGCCCACCGTCAGCAGCGCCGCCGTCTGGAGCTTCCCCGCGTCCATCGCCATGGGCAGGCGCGGCAGGCCGATGGACTCCGCGAGCGGCAGGAACGTCAGCTGCTCGCCGTCCACCCGCGCCACCACGCGGCCCGCCACCGTGCCCACCTCGTCCGGCGTCAGCCGCAGCACGCGATTCACGCAGTCGGAGGGAATGGCGGACACCGTCGTGCCGGTGCGCACCAGCAGCCCCAGCGCCGCGGCCAGCGTCAGCGGCAGGTCCACCGTGAAGCGCGTGCCCCGGCCCGCCGTGAAGCCCACGTCCACCGAGCCCTGCAGGCGCTGCGCGGTGGCCTGCACCACGTCCAGGCCCACGCCGCGCCCGGAGGTGGCCGTCACCTGCTCGCGCGTGGAGAAGCCGGGCTGGAACACCAGCCGCGCCGCCTGCGCGTCCGTCAGCTTCTCCGCCGCCTCCGCCGTCAGCAGGCCCCGGCGCACGGCCGTGGCCCTCACCCGCTCCGGGGAGAGCCCCGCGCCGTCGTCCTCCACCACCACGGCGATGCGCGTGCCCCGGGGCTCCACCCGCACCGACAGCCGCCCCGCCTCGGGCTTGCCCACCGCGCGCCGCTCCACCGCGGACTCGAGCCCGTGGTCGATGGCGTTGCGCACCAGGTGCAGCAGCGGGTCCTTCAGCGCGTCGAGGATGCGCCGGTCCAACCGCACGTCCCCGCCCACCAGGTCCAGCGTGACGTCCTTGTTCAGCCGCGCGGACACCTCGCGCACCGTGCGCCGCAGCGGCTCCAACACCTGCGAGGCCGGCACCATGCGCAAGTCGCGCAGGTCGTCGCGCGCCACCTGCGCAATCAGCGAGAGCTGCTCGCCGTCGCGGTGCGTCTCCCTCGACAGCTCCAGCAGCCGCTTCTGCAGGCCGCGCATCAGCGACACGCCCGAGCGCAGCGGCTCCAGCGCCGGCCCACCGCCGGACAGGACGAGCTGCGACGACGCGCGCTCCAGGTGCAACAGCACCTCGTGCATCCCATCCATCAGCAACCGGTGCGACTCGCCCCGGCGGGCCTGTTGTGCCCGGCCGGCCACCAGCAACTCCACCTGCAGGGCCAGTGACTCCAGCGTCTTCACCGACACGCGCACCGAGCGGTCCGCCGCGCCCCGCGACTCCTGCGAGGCCCCGGCCGACGCATGCGTCCCCGAGCCCTCCGCCGCCGAGGGCGCCGGCACCGAGCGCAGCGCCTCCACCGCGCGCTCCACCACGCCCGCCCCGCCCGACGCCTCCAGCGCGGCGCGCAGGTCCACCAGCGTGCCCGCCACGTCCGAGGCGGCCATGCCCGCGGCGTCGCCGCCCGGCTCCATGCGCGTGAAGCCCAGCGCCGCGGCCTCCGCCAACGAGGCCACCGTCTCCGCCCCGGAGGCCTCGGCCAGGCCCTTCAGCACGCGGGCCCGCTCCACCGCCGTGCGCACCACCGCCGCGCGGTCCGGCACGTCTGGCGAGCACAGCGCGCCCAGCGCCGCCTCCAGCAAGTCCAGCGAGTCCAGGCCCTTCACCATGGGCCCGCCGGCCGGGGTGGCCACCGCGCCCTCGCGACCCAGCGCCGCCAGCAGCGGCCCCAGCCCATCGACGACGGGGGACTGGCCCGCGTCGCCACGGCTCATGGCCGTCTCGATGGAGGACAGCCCGCGCAGCATGGACTCCACCACCGTGCGAGCCAGCCGCTCCTCCGGCTTGAAGTGGGCCAGCCCGTCCTCGATGGCGTGGACCACCTGCTCGATGTCGTCCAGCCCCAGGCTGGCCGCCGAGCCCTTGAGGCTGTGCACCAGGCGCTTGAGGGACGGCAGCAGGTCCGGCTCACGCTCCTGCGCGGGGCCCTCGAGCCCCAGCACCTTCGACCCGATGGCCTGGATCTGCTCGCGCGTCTCCGCGGAGAACACCGGCCAGATGCTGCGCAAGAGCTGTGCGTCCATGGCGCCCCCCTATTCCTGCTCCTGGCGCGCGACGGAGGGTCCCCCGAGCAGCTCCAGGTCCAGCACCGTCAACCGGTCCGGCGTGAGGAACAGGAAGGGCCCCGGCGGCGGCTGCGACAGCTCCGACCTCGGCAGCTCCTTGCGGCCCTCCACGCCCTCCGCCGCCAACCCGAAGCTCTCCTCACCCACCTCCACCACCACGACCTTCCCCAGGTCCGACATGCCGCCGCCCTCCAGCCCCAGCAGCTGGCGCAGGTCCAGCACCGGCACCACGCGCGAGCGGCTCACCACCGCGCCCATGACGTGCCTCGGCGCCCCCGGCAGCGCGGCGAGGCCGCGCGCCTCCAGCACATGGTCCACGTGCTCGATTCGCACCGCGTAGCGCTCGCCGCCCACCTGGAAGACCAGCACCGACAGGACCTCCTGGCGCTCCTCATGGCGGGACTCGGCCAGCGCCCGGGCGCGCGCGCCCAGCACCTCTCGCCGCTTCTCGGCGCTCACCGTCTGAGTGCCCTTCAGCAGGGCATTCGCGTCGTCGAGCTGCCGCCGCAGGCCGGTGTAGTCGATCTCCACCTTCTTCGAGTCGTCGCCGGACATGGGCTCAGTACCGGGTGGCGGGCAGCTTCAGGATGTCGCGCACCTTCGAGCGCAGGTCATCCACGGACACCGGCTTGTTGAGGAACGCGCTGGCACCCACCAGCTTGCCCTTCTGCCGGCTGGCGTCGTCCTTCAGGGACGTGAGCATCATGAAGGGCGTGTTGTGCAGGCCCGGGTCCGCCCGCACCGCCGCGCAGAGCGCGAACCCGTCCATCTCCGGCATCTGCACGTCGGAGATGATGAGGTCCGGCTTGAGGTCCCGGGCCTTGTTGAGCCCGAGGACCCCGTTGGGCGCATCGAAGAACTCCAGCCCCCAGCCCATCAGATACACCTGGAGGAGGTTGGTGATGGTCTTCGTGTCCTCGACGATCAGCACCTTCATGGCGTTTCGTGCCCCCGCCATCGTTGCGTTCATAGCTGGTACCTACCCACCAAATCCGAGAACCGCTTGGAAAGATTCGAGAGGTTGCCGGCCACCTGCTCGATGCGCCGTGTCTGCTCCACCGAGTCGCCCATGGCGGAGGTCAGCTCGCCCATCGCCATGGCAATCTGCTCCACGCCGATGGTCTGCTGGCGGGTGTTGCCGGCAATCTGCCGCGCCGCGCCCGAGGACTCGCGGATGACCTCCGACAGGCCGAGGATGGTGGAGCCCGCGCCGCGCGCCAGCTCCATGGCCGCCTGTGCCCGACGGCTGCCCTCCTCGGTGGCGTTGACCGCCGCCCGGGTGCCCTTCTGCACTTCGTTGAGCAGGCCGCGCACCTGCTCCGCGGCGATGCGCGACTGCTCCGCCAGCGTGCGCATCTCCGTGGCCACCACCGCGAAGCCCCGGCCGTGCTCGCCCGCCTTGGCCGCCTCGATGGAGGCATTGAGCGCCAGCAGGTTCGACTGCTCGGCCACGTCCTTCACCGTGCTGATGATGTCGCCAATCTGCAGGGTGCGCTCGCTCAGGTCGGTAATCGACAGGGCGATGGCCTTCACCTGCTCGCCCAGCTTCTCCATGCCGGAGACGCTCTCGGCCACCACCTTCTGGCCTTCCGTGCTCAGCGACTCCGACTTCTGCGTCTGGGAGATGACCGAGTCCGCGTAGGCCGTGGCCTGCTTGGACGTCTGGGCAATCTCCGCCATCGTGGTGCTCGTTTCATTGATGGCGGAGGCCTGCTGGTGCGCCATGGCCGACTGCTGCGTGGAGGTGGACAGCACGCCGTTCGCCTCGCGCTCCATCTCCGCCGCCGCGCCGCGCAGGTCCTGCAGGAGGTGCGTCAGCGCGTCCGCCATGGCGGCGAAGCTGCGGGCCACGTCGCCAATCTCGTCCCGCCCCTGGGTGTCGATCTGCTGGCGCAGGTCCCCGCTGGCGATGCCCGCCGCCGCGCGCGCCAGTCGCTCCAGCGGGACGATGAGAAACCCGGACATCATCCAGGACGCCAGCAGGCAGGCCGCGAGGATGAGCACGCCCACCACCATGGTGAAGCGGGTGGTGCCGCTCAGCGCATCGGCCAGGGCCTCCTCGTGGAGCGCCACCTGCACGGTGCCCACCCGCTGGGGCGTGGCCCCCGGGGTGGCGACAGGCGCGAAGAGGGGCGTCGTGGTCTCCACCACGCCCAGGCCGCGGACGCTCAGCCGGCGGTCCACGACGTCGTCGCTCTGGGGCGCCACCTGGTCCTCGCCCGCGAAGCGCTCGGAGGCGACCTCGCCCAGCAGGTCGCCATTGGCGTCGCGCACCAGCACGTAGGCCACGTCCGGCACGTGGCGCAGCACGCCGTGCGCCGTCGCCTGGAGCTTCCCCGGGTCGCCCTTCGCGGCCAGCATGGGGGTCAGCGTCTTCGCCAACTCGACGCTCACCGAGCGGGAGCGCCGGGACAGGTCCTCGCGCTGCGCGGCGCCCATCTGCAGCCAGAAGGCCAGGATGAGGATGCCGGCCACCAGCGCACCCGTCACACCGGTGACGGCGAGGATCTTGGTCCTCAGGCTGAGCTTCGCCACCGCGGCCTGCATCGGCAGTGTCAGCTTCGTCCCCTTGACGTCCACGTTACCTCCCACCTGCTCCGGCAGGCGCCGCTCAGCGCGCGCCCTGCCATCCGGCCTGCGTCCTCGGCAACAGGGCCTGCCGCAGGCCACCCGCCGTCATCGTCTCCACCCCGCGCAGCGGCTGCTCGTCGTCGAGCCCCTCCAGCGCGCGCAGGGCATTCTGCCTCGCCCGCTCCGAGTCCTCGCGCCGGTCCATCCGCCCGTAGAGCGCCACCAGCGTCGCGTGCCCGAGCGCCAACTGCGGCTCCAGGTACAGCGCCTTGCGCACCGCCTCCACCGCCCCGTTCAGGTCTCCCCGCCCCTCGGCCACCATGGCCAGCAGCAGGTACGCCTCCGGCACCAGCCCCTTCGCCGCCTCGCGCGCCAGCGCTTCCGCTTCCTCGAAGCGGCCCGCGCGCGCCGCGTCCAGCGCCAGCCGCAGCGGCTCGGGCGCGGCCGGGGCCTCGACGCGAGCGACGGGCGACGGCACGGGCTCCGCCACCAGCGGCGGCAGGGGCGCGCTCCGGCGCGGAGGCGACGGAAGAGGCCGGGGGCGCTCTGAGCGGGCCACGGGGGCCGCGGCCGCGGGGCGTGTCGAGCCCGAAGTCGGCACGCGCAGCGCCACGCTGCCCTCGGCGTCCACCGTCTCCAGCCCCAGGCCGTTGGTGAGAGGCACCTCGGCGGGCGACACGAAGAGCAGCCCGCCCGGAGCGAGCGCCGCGACGAAGCGCGCCAGCACGTCGCGCACCAGCTCCGGGGGGAAGTAGATGAGGACGTTGCGGCAGAAGATGGCGCCCAGCCCCGAGACGGGCGGCTCGTCCACCGCGAGGTTGTGGCGGCGGAAGTCCACCGAGCGCCGCACCTGCGGCACCACGGAGAGCTGCTCGCCGCGCGCCATCAGGAAGCGCTTCTCCAGCTCCGGCTCGATGCGGCGCAGCGACCAGGCACCGTAGGCGCCCTCGCGCGCACGCTGCAGCGCCCGGCCCGACACGTCCGTGGCCAGCACGCGGAAGCGCCCTTCGGGGATGCCCGCCGCCAGCAGTGCCATGGCGATGCTGTAGGGCTCCTCGCCGGTGGCGCAGCCCGCGCTCCAGACGTGGAAGAAGGGCCCCGGGTGTGCCCCCGCCTGCCGCGCCAGCGTGCGCAGGTGCTCCGGGTGGCGGAAGAAGTACGTCTCGCCGATGACGGCGTGCTCGATGAAGCTCTCCACCGCCGAGGACTCGCGCAGCAGCAGCCGCCGCAGGAAGGCCTCCGGGTCCAGCCGGCACGCCGCGGAGGCCCGGGCCAGCGCCGTCTCCAGCGAGCGCCGCAGGCTGCGCGCCAGCGTCAGGCCACAGGCCGCCCGGAGCACCTCCTCGACGCGGATGAGCGTCGCATCGTCGAGCACCGCCTCGCTCACGACGCCTCCGGCCCCACCAGCACCGCCGAGGTGCGCAGCAGCGGGCGCACTCCTTCCGGCGTGCGGCACAGGCCCGCCATCAGCCCCGTGGCGTCCCAGGGCAGCGCCTCCGAGCCGTCGGGCGCGCCGTCCACCAGCACCGGCGTCTCGACCAGGTCCCTCACCCGGTCCACCAGCACCGCCACCGTGCGCGCGCCCTTGCAGATGACCAGGTGCGCGTCCAGGTCCGGCACGCGGCGCACGCCCAGCAGCGTCGCCAGGTCCACCACCACCGCCGGGCTGCCCCGGTAGACGAAGGTGCCCGCGATGTGCGGCGGCGCGCCTGACAGCGGCTCCAGCTCCACCAGGCGGACGACCTCCTGCACCGTGTCCGCAGCCAGCAGCGCGCTGGTGCCCGCCGCGTCCAGCGTGAGGTACAGGCCGGGCAGGCGCAGCTCGCCCGCCAAGGTGGCCAGCTCGCGACGCAGCTGGACCTGCTCGGCCTCGAGCTCGCTCAGTCGCTCCTGCACCGAGACTCGGCGCACCTGCGCATTCACGGGATTGTTGGGGGTGTCGGACATCGGCGCGTCCGGCCTGCTTCAGCCCTGAAGCGCCGGACTCCTCACGCTAGTCCGGAGGGTAAAGAAGCGTCAAAGGGGGCCGCACCCTCCATCCGCCCAC comes from Pyxidicoccus trucidator and encodes:
- a CDS encoding methyl-accepting chemotaxis protein, which produces MDVKGTKLTLPMQAAVAKLSLRTKILAVTGVTGALVAGILILAFWLQMGAAQREDLSRRSRSVSVELAKTLTPMLAAKGDPGKLQATAHGVLRHVPDVAYVLVRDANGDLLGEVASERFAGEDQVAPQSDDVVDRRLSVRGLGVVETTTPLFAPVATPGATPQRVGTVQVALHEEALADALSGTTRFTMVVGVLILAACLLASWMMSGFLIVPLERLARAAAGIASGDLRQQIDTQGRDEIGDVARSFAAMADALTHLLQDLRGAAAEMEREANGVLSTSTQQSAMAHQQASAINETSTTMAEIAQTSKQATAYADSVISQTQKSESLSTEGQKVVAESVSGMEKLGEQVKAIALSITDLSERTLQIGDIISTVKDVAEQSNLLALNASIEAAKAGEHGRGFAVVATEMRTLAEQSRIAAEQVRGLLNEVQKGTRAAVNATEEGSRRAQAAMELARGAGSTILGLSEVIRESSGAARQIAGNTRQQTIGVEQIAMAMGELTSAMGDSVEQTRRIEQVAGNLSNLSKRFSDLVGRYQL
- a CDS encoding HAMP domain-containing histidine kinase, which codes for MGRRIEDSLDARVEKVLAAVAERALRCGTRAGLDALVREALRLTGASGAALYDGRTCVARAGHAAPARACAPTARRQALVVWPERTGASEQELLARLASFGGSLMAAHAREVDAGARQARLLEAKQRLERAVAQQERRRSRASHDLRTPLMVMKGYVDMMVKGTAGPLTPAMQRYLDRMQRVANDQGALIERRLAKGVDEGVDDLRPLLRTAFIPATRGGRTADVALTLPGRPVAVKGPRADVDLLVRTLARTVAASGAAVAVRVESAEEPGMWRLRVDSRGGRALPEKTAAVLRHLAQRLRGGLALPTEDGGELVVHLPADDTVPASLDA
- a CDS encoding chemotaxis protein CheW; translation: MSGDDSKKVEIDYTGLRRQLDDANALLKGTQTVSAEKRREVLGARARALAESRHEERQEVLSVLVFQVGGERYAVRIEHVDHVLEARGLAALPGAPRHVMGAVVSRSRVVPVLDLRQLLGLEGGGMSDLGKVVVVEVGEESFGLAAEGVEGRKELPRSELSQPPPGPFLFLTPDRLTVLDLELLGGPSVARQEQE
- a CDS encoding hybrid sensor histidine kinase/response regulator gives rise to the protein MDAQLLRSIWPVFSAETREQIQAIGSKVLGLEGPAQEREPDLLPSLKRLVHSLKGSAASLGLDDIEQVVHAIEDGLAHFKPEERLARTVVESMLRGLSSIETAMSRGDAGQSPVVDGLGPLLAALGREGAVATPAGGPMVKGLDSLDLLEAALGALCSPDVPDRAAVVRTAVERARVLKGLAEASGAETVASLAEAAALGFTRMEPGGDAAGMAASDVAGTLVDLRAALEASGGAGVVERAVEALRSVPAPSAAEGSGTHASAGASQESRGAADRSVRVSVKTLESLALQVELLVAGRAQQARRGESHRLLMDGMHEVLLHLERASSQLVLSGGGPALEPLRSGVSLMRGLQKRLLELSRETHRDGEQLSLIAQVARDDLRDLRMVPASQVLEPLRRTVREVSARLNKDVTLDLVGGDVRLDRRILDALKDPLLHLVRNAIDHGLESAVERRAVGKPEAGRLSVRVEPRGTRIAVVVEDDGAGLSPERVRATAVRRGLLTAEAAEKLTDAQAARLVFQPGFSTREQVTATSGRGVGLDVVQATAQRLQGSVDVGFTAGRGTRFTVDLPLTLAAALGLLVRTGTTVSAIPSDCVNRVLRLTPDEVGTVAGRVVARVDGEQLTFLPLAESIGLPRLPMAMDAGKLQTAALLTVGDDKVLFAIDEVVGQQEIVVRSLGRHVQGVRHLAGAAVLDDGRVVPVLNATELVRAARPETRSASTQGTRPRILVCDDALTTRFAMKSLLEIAGYPVVTAADGEEAWSVLERSPCHLVVSDWQMPRLDGVGLTRRIKAHPGMNRTPVILVTSLDSPEDRAAGLEAGADGYLVKREVERGKLLELVRQLLPAS
- a CDS encoding response regulator — its product is MKVLIVEDTKTITNLLQVYLMGWGLEFFDAPNGVLGLNKARDLKPDLIISDVQMPEMDGFALCAAVRADPGLHNTPFMMLTSLKDDASRQKGKLVGASAFLNKPVSVDDLRSKVRDILKLPATRY
- a CDS encoding chemotaxis protein CheW — encoded protein: MSDTPNNPVNAQVRRVSVQERLSELEAEQVQLRRELATLAGELRLPGLYLTLDAAGTSALLAADTVQEVVRLVELEPLSGAPPHIAGTFVYRGSPAVVVDLATLLGVRRVPDLDAHLVICKGARTVAVLVDRVRDLVETPVLVDGAPDGSEALPWDATGLMAGLCRTPEGVRPLLRTSAVLVGPEAS
- a CDS encoding CheR family methyltransferase gives rise to the protein MSEAVLDDATLIRVEEVLRAACGLTLARSLRRSLETALARASAACRLDPEAFLRRLLLRESSAVESFIEHAVIGETYFFRHPEHLRTLARQAGAHPGPFFHVWSAGCATGEEPYSIAMALLAAGIPEGRFRVLATDVSGRALQRAREGAYGAWSLRRIEPELEKRFLMARGEQLSVVPQVRRSVDFRRHNLAVDEPPVSGLGAIFCRNVLIYFPPELVRDVLARFVAALAPGGLLFVSPAEVPLTNGLGLETVDAEGSVALRVPTSGSTRPAAAAPVARSERPRPLPSPPRRSAPLPPLVAEPVPSPVARVEAPAAPEPLRLALDAARAGRFEEAEALAREAAKGLVPEAYLLLAMVAEGRGDLNGAVEAVRKALYLEPQLALGHATLVALYGRMDRREDSERARQNALRALEGLDDEQPLRGVETMTAGGLRQALLPRTQAGWQGAR